A region from the Algoriphagus machipongonensis genome encodes:
- a CDS encoding outer membrane beta-barrel protein codes for MKTKLLPFVLLLISFSAIAQSSLEVKGYFGVSGSTVARKVELTGASSVEMNSLMELGLLLSKNVGGNFRVTTGINYSFGEVDFSPMICPNCSMDLLYVHNYDFKMISVPVYGEYHFWNYLYLAAGPLLDFQRSKDNNFSDQSGLGYLIGLGGKYDANNFSFSIFPNYKRHGAIPFDDSAQYKHILQELGLQFGVGYRF; via the coding sequence ATGAAAACCAAACTCTTACCATTCGTATTACTGTTGATTAGTTTTTCAGCTATAGCTCAATCTTCTTTAGAGGTTAAAGGTTATTTTGGAGTATCAGGTAGTACTGTGGCAAGAAAAGTGGAACTAACTGGCGCAAGTTCTGTGGAGATGAATAGTCTAATGGAACTTGGTCTGCTTCTTTCAAAAAATGTAGGAGGAAACTTTAGAGTCACCACGGGGATTAATTATTCATTTGGAGAGGTGGATTTTAGTCCGATGATCTGCCCTAACTGCAGCATGGATTTATTATATGTACATAATTATGATTTCAAAATGATTTCAGTTCCAGTGTATGGAGAGTATCATTTTTGGAACTATCTCTATCTGGCTGCAGGTCCATTGCTAGACTTTCAGCGATCAAAAGATAATAACTTCTCTGACCAAAGTGGCTTGGGCTATTTGATAGGCTTGGGAGGGAAGTATGACGCTAACAATTTTTCTTTTTCCATCTTCCCAAATTACAAAAGGCATGGAGCAATTCCATTTGATGATTCGGCCCAATACAAGCATATCCTTCAGGAGTTGGGCCTTCAGTTTGGTGTAGGGTATCGGTTTTAA
- a CDS encoding DUF2189 domain-containing protein, translating to MDQNKLHRIIDSGVDFNISQIIDKAWELFKARAMFHIGFAFLIGSIQAFFSIYLEDYAFIYSIFIAPPLVAGFYLVGNRMTQGEYFDFQNYFDGFKYILPLIIVNLISSILIVCGLILLIVPGIYLGVGYMFSLLFVLFGGFDFWQAMEFSRRLIHKNWWKFFGFGLVLILLNIGGFLFLIVGLLVSIPVTYLSVYVLFEELTIDAADTIDEGIHPEQQGL from the coding sequence ATGGATCAAAACAAACTTCATCGAATCATCGATTCGGGGGTGGATTTTAATATTTCACAAATCATTGACAAGGCCTGGGAGCTTTTTAAAGCCCGGGCCATGTTTCATATAGGCTTTGCTTTTTTAATCGGATCGATTCAGGCATTTTTTTCTATTTATCTGGAAGATTATGCCTTTATCTACTCAATCTTCATAGCACCTCCGCTGGTTGCAGGATTTTATCTTGTGGGAAATCGGATGACTCAAGGTGAGTATTTTGACTTTCAAAATTACTTTGATGGATTCAAGTATATTCTTCCATTGATTATTGTGAATTTAATTTCTTCGATCCTGATAGTTTGTGGGCTGATATTATTGATTGTTCCGGGGATCTATTTGGGAGTAGGCTATATGTTTAGCTTGCTTTTTGTACTTTTTGGAGGGTTTGATTTTTGGCAGGCAATGGAATTTAGCCGAAGGCTTATCCATAAAAATTGGTGGAAATTCTTCGGGTTTGGATTGGTTTTGATTTTGCTCAATATTGGAGGCTTTCTGTTCTTAATAGTAGGGCTCTTAGTTTCCATTCCTGTTACCTATCTATCAGTGTATGTTCTTTTTGAGGAACTGACGATTGATGCAGCGGATACAATTGATGAGGGGATTCATCCAGAACAGCAAGGACTTTAA
- the rpsA gene encoding 30S ribosomal protein S1, giving the protein MSNKEDFNWDNFETKGFGEGYSKEQKAQMESMYEGTLNEITEKEVIKGTVVGVNDKDVIINIGFKSDGLVPLNEFRDLESIKPGDEVEVFIEEQENALGQLILSRKKAKIVRAWQDIEDALEHDNVIEGLVKRRTKGGLIVDIYGVEAFLPGSQIDVKPIRDFDIYVGKKMEVKVVKINHANDNVVVSHKVLIEKDLEKQKAEILNNLEKGQVLEGVIKNMTNFGVFIDLGGVDGLLHITDISWGRINHPEEVLQLDQKVQIVVLDFDDDKKRISLGMKQLTAHPWDSLASNLEVGSKVRGKIVNVADYGAFLELAPGVEGLIHVSEMSWSQHLRNPADFVKVGDEIDAVVLTLDKDERKMSLGIKQLTEDPWTKNDMSTKYAVGTKHTGVVRNLTNFGLFLELEEGIDGLVHVSDLSWTKKIKHPSEFVKVGDELEVAVLELDVDNRRLALGHKQLEENPWDTFENVFPVGSIHKCTVVSKNDKGAVLELPYGLEGFATIKNLDKEDGSQVEAGDSVDFRVTEFSKDDKRIVLSHTATFKEEAAAPAPKPAAKKEAKKKSESSSTPAEKSTLGDLDALSQLKEQMDGKK; this is encoded by the coding sequence ATGTCTAACAAAGAAGATTTTAACTGGGACAATTTCGAAACCAAAGGTTTTGGAGAAGGATACTCTAAAGAGCAGAAAGCTCAAATGGAGTCCATGTACGAAGGTACGCTAAATGAAATCACTGAGAAAGAGGTGATTAAAGGAACTGTAGTAGGTGTTAACGACAAAGACGTGATCATCAACATCGGTTTCAAATCAGATGGTTTAGTGCCTTTGAACGAATTCCGTGATTTGGAATCCATCAAACCTGGGGACGAAGTAGAAGTATTCATCGAAGAGCAGGAGAATGCTTTGGGTCAATTGATCCTTTCCCGTAAGAAAGCCAAAATCGTTCGTGCATGGCAAGACATCGAAGATGCGCTTGAGCATGACAATGTGATCGAAGGTTTGGTTAAGAGAAGAACTAAGGGTGGTTTGATCGTAGATATCTACGGTGTTGAAGCATTCTTGCCAGGTTCTCAAATCGATGTGAAGCCTATTAGAGATTTCGATATCTATGTAGGTAAGAAAATGGAAGTGAAAGTGGTGAAAATCAACCACGCCAATGATAACGTTGTAGTTTCTCACAAAGTGTTGATCGAGAAAGATCTTGAGAAGCAGAAAGCGGAGATCCTAAACAACCTAGAGAAAGGTCAAGTATTGGAAGGTGTGATCAAAAACATGACCAACTTCGGTGTATTCATCGACTTGGGTGGTGTAGATGGTCTTCTTCACATCACAGATATTTCTTGGGGACGTATCAATCATCCAGAAGAAGTATTGCAGCTTGATCAGAAAGTTCAGATTGTTGTACTTGACTTTGATGATGATAAGAAGAGAATTTCTTTGGGTATGAAGCAATTGACTGCTCATCCATGGGATTCATTGGCTTCTAACCTTGAAGTTGGTTCTAAAGTAAGAGGTAAGATTGTAAACGTAGCTGACTACGGTGCATTCCTTGAGCTTGCTCCAGGTGTTGAAGGTTTGATCCACGTATCTGAAATGAGCTGGTCTCAGCACTTGAGAAACCCTGCTGACTTCGTGAAAGTTGGGGATGAAATCGATGCTGTTGTATTGACTCTTGATAAGGACGAAAGAAAAATGTCATTGGGTATCAAGCAATTGACTGAAGATCCATGGACTAAGAATGATATGAGCACTAAGTATGCTGTAGGTACTAAGCACACTGGTGTAGTAAGAAACTTGACTAACTTCGGTCTTTTCCTAGAATTGGAAGAGGGTATCGACGGTTTGGTTCACGTATCTGATCTTTCTTGGACTAAGAAAATCAAGCACCCATCTGAGTTTGTGAAAGTTGGAGATGAGCTAGAAGTAGCTGTACTTGAGCTTGACGTAGACAACAGAAGATTGGCACTTGGTCATAAGCAATTGGAAGAGAATCCATGGGATACTTTCGAGAATGTATTCCCAGTAGGATCTATCCATAAGTGTACTGTTGTTTCTAAAAACGACAAAGGTGCTGTTCTTGAGCTTCCTTACGGATTGGAAGGTTTCGCGACCATCAAAAATCTAGACAAAGAAGACGGTTCTCAGGTTGAAGCAGGTGATTCTGTAGATTTCCGAGTAACTGAATTCTCTAAGGATGACAAGAGAATTGTACTTTCTCACACTGCAACATTCAAAGAAGAGGCAGCAGCTCCAGCTCCTAAGCCAGCTGCTAAGAAAGAAGCGAAGAAAAAATCTGAGTCTTCTTCAACTCCAGCTGAAAAGTCTACTCTAGGTGACTTGGATGCATTGTCTCAATTGAAAGAGCAAATGGATGGAAAGAAGTAA
- a CDS encoding lysophospholipid acyltransferase family protein — protein MQKIFQAIFTVYSLLIFSILMLILGPFILIPVLLSDKAGTISFFFIRVWARTWSFLSGFRFEIHGREKIDLQKPYIYIFNHSSFFDAPIIPVAIPQQVRALGKKELKNIPVFGFLISRLTVWVDRENPESRKESLAKLVQILEKGISIVVSPEGTRNDSDKILLPFHKGVFRLSIETGIPIYPIAIIGAAQIHQRGSYLLSPGKVRIYFLNPIDPPDSQSQELEAFIQKCRIELETFIEEKMPID, from the coding sequence ATGCAAAAGATCTTTCAAGCAATTTTTACTGTTTATTCCCTCCTAATTTTCAGTATCCTCATGCTGATTCTAGGTCCCTTTATTCTTATTCCAGTCCTATTAAGTGATAAAGCAGGCACGATATCATTTTTCTTTATCCGGGTTTGGGCAAGGACTTGGTCATTCTTATCAGGTTTTCGTTTTGAAATTCATGGTCGAGAAAAAATAGACCTTCAAAAACCCTATATCTATATTTTCAATCATAGCTCTTTCTTTGATGCACCCATCATCCCAGTAGCCATCCCCCAGCAAGTGCGAGCACTTGGCAAGAAAGAACTCAAAAACATTCCGGTCTTTGGATTCTTAATAAGTAGGCTGACAGTTTGGGTAGATCGAGAAAATCCTGAATCTAGAAAGGAAAGTTTAGCGAAACTGGTTCAGATTCTTGAAAAAGGAATCTCAATTGTAGTTTCTCCAGAAGGAACTAGGAATGACTCTGACAAGATTTTACTACCATTCCATAAAGGAGTATTCCGACTTTCTATAGAAACTGGTATTCCTATTTATCCCATTGCTATCATTGGAGCAGCTCAAATCCATCAAAGAGGTTCCTATTTATTAAGCCCGGGAAAGGTTCGAATTTATTTTTTAAACCCCATTGATCCACCTGATTCCCAATCCCAAGAACTGGAGGCATTTATACAAAAATGCCGAATAGAACTGGAAACGTTTATTGAAGAAAAAATGCCAATAGATTAA
- a CDS encoding c-type cytochrome, translating to MLSKRSLVGVRWNVRTLAVLFFMLMGIQAFAQDSSVDSSDEAVSAGKTLFDTNCKTCHRLDTKLVGPALRGATERQPIDNVKSFIKNSQALIASGDSYANDLYAEYGNTQMPAHMFLSDDDLNNLLSYIEYGDKADPAAAAAAAGTEGAAGAATTGGGIPNEYLTVILAVLVVVLLLILVVLGLIISVLTKYLNKQELDEDDKEFVSQKFEAGKIFKSDGFIIIVTAIVIALVAKTALDGLYSVGVQQGYAPKQPIAYSHKLHAGTLEIECQYCHTGVEIGRSANIPSPNICMNCHTHVQNVQGAEGVSPEIQKIYDAVDTNTPIEWVRVHNLPDLAYFNHSQHVKVGGIECQTCHGPIQEMEVVGQHSALTMGWCIDCHRKTEIATEGNAYYDKLVQIHADSKDALKVKDIGGLECAKCHY from the coding sequence ATGTTATCCAAACGCTCGTTAGTAGGGGTTCGATGGAATGTTCGCACGCTGGCAGTGCTGTTTTTCATGCTGATGGGGATTCAGGCTTTTGCCCAGGATTCTTCTGTCGATAGTAGTGATGAAGCAGTATCAGCAGGTAAAACTCTTTTTGATACAAACTGTAAAACGTGCCACAGACTTGATACGAAGTTAGTAGGTCCAGCTTTAAGAGGAGCTACCGAAAGGCAACCTATTGATAATGTTAAGAGCTTTATCAAAAATTCCCAGGCCTTAATCGCATCTGGAGATTCTTATGCAAACGATTTGTATGCAGAATACGGGAATACTCAGATGCCTGCTCACATGTTCTTAAGTGATGATGATTTAAATAATCTTCTCTCTTATATAGAATATGGAGACAAAGCAGATCCAGCTGCGGCTGCTGCAGCTGCAGGTACTGAAGGAGCGGCAGGTGCTGCTACTACCGGTGGAGGTATTCCTAATGAATATCTAACAGTTATTTTAGCTGTATTGGTAGTTGTCTTGTTGCTGATTTTGGTTGTCTTGGGATTGATTATCTCAGTTCTAACCAAGTACCTAAACAAGCAAGAGCTTGATGAGGACGACAAAGAGTTTGTTTCTCAAAAGTTCGAAGCTGGCAAAATCTTTAAGAGTGATGGATTTATCATCATTGTCACTGCAATTGTTATTGCTTTGGTAGCGAAGACTGCTCTTGATGGACTTTACTCAGTAGGTGTTCAGCAAGGTTATGCCCCAAAACAACCTATTGCATATTCACATAAATTACATGCTGGTACCTTAGAGATCGAATGTCAGTATTGCCATACGGGTGTCGAGATCGGAAGATCAGCAAATATACCTTCACCTAATATTTGTATGAACTGCCACACTCATGTGCAGAATGTACAAGGAGCAGAAGGTGTTTCTCCAGAAATCCAGAAAATCTACGATGCTGTGGATACCAACACTCCAATTGAGTGGGTGCGTGTTCACAACCTTCCGGATTTAGCATATTTCAATCACTCTCAGCACGTAAAAGTGGGAGGGATCGAATGTCAAACTTGCCACGGACCGATTCAGGAAATGGAAGTGGTAGGACAGCATAGTGCTTTGACTATGGGCTGGTGTATCGATTGTCACAGAAAGACCGAGATTGCTACTGAAGGCAATGCCTATTATGATAAGTTGGTACAGATTCATGCAGATTCTAAAGATGCCCTAAAGGTGAAAGACATCGGTGGGCTCGAATGTGCTAAGTGCCACTATTAA